One region of Thunnus albacares chromosome 8, fThuAlb1.1, whole genome shotgun sequence genomic DNA includes:
- the LOC122987897 gene encoding dendritic cell-specific transmembrane protein, with protein sequence MLLSWIVIKQSLEDIGSLAVDVFTTGKRDGFKKTTIFLLTCCFSSFLISSLLFLYLLYTLDYETAAAGGIAGCFGTLLTVALFLSKRVRCLGTLFVISIFMKKSRNLLLTTGTSLVVLRNIRNTLENLTGLVRSMICNLKAKKASITAPFSNYIKMLKWLGNILKGITDLGVVNLDSQLKVSLKVESEEFKEKLTEAEQKLNETVKYAQAIMNTVSSVTDRMFPAISFLILMMFIALHIKRYCNDMKHQNSFISSKFIHFDEKQKVEGKPHVLPLTPKEEKLYISIPSARPTTREGKAVLKFGIPVVSHFVAWVIFITVDALLYYFVDIVTTKLSEMEPFHVPLLLSIKGIATLIGIQFSEESHEKDFSYSVTLFEKKCLPKPKLLLYNSVIPLAAILLTLLIMALVAAKAAQLRLLVCEQFFAATAEQRVEYLHAKILRKRLKRRKEKTNNSIFTTLIIKPHFWCPLLFPSKEDRQSIV encoded by the exons ATGCTACTCTCATGGATTGTGATAAAACAGAGCCTGGAGGATATTGGGTCTCTGGCTGTAGATGTTTTCACCACTGGTAAAAGGGATGGCTTCAAGAAAACCaccatcttcctcctcacctGTTGCTTTTCCAGCTTCCTCATCAGCTCCCTGCTCTTCCTGTACCTCCTCTACACTCTGGACTATGAGACAGCGGCGGCTGGGGGGATCGCTGGCTGCTTTGGGACTCTGCTGACTGTTGCCCTCTTCCTGTCAAAGAGAGTACGATGCTTGGGGACTCTATTTGTTATCTCCATCTTCATGAAGAAGAGCCGGAATCTACTCCTGACCACCGGAACCAGTTTGGTGGTTCTTCGAAATATCCGCAACACTTTGGAGAACCTCACAGGCCTGGTTAGGAGCATGATTTGCAACCTGAAGGCCAAGAAAGCATCGATAACTGCTCCTTTCAGTAACTACATTAAGATGTTGAAATGGCTGGGTAACATACTCAAAGGGATTACAGATCTGGGGGTTGTGAACCTTGACTCCCAGCTCAAGGTTTCACTCAAAGTGGAATCGGAAGAATTCAAGGAGAAACTCACTGAGGCAGAGCAAAAGCtgaatgaaactgtaaaatatgcACAGGCCATTATGAATACAGTGTCCTCTGTGACTGACCGGATGTTTCCTGCCATCAGCTTCCTTATACTCATGATGTTTATAGCCTTACACATAAAAAGATACTGCAATGACATGAAACACCAAAATAGCTTCATCAGCAGCAAGTTCATTCATTTTGACGAGAAGCAGAAGGTGGAAGGGAAGCCACACGTCCTTCCCCTCACACCAAAGGAGGAGAAGCTTTACATCTCTATCCCCTCCGCCCGTCCCACCACACGAGAGGGGAAAGCTGTGCTGAAATTTGGTATTCCGGTTGTCTCTCATTTCGTAGCTTGGGTCATATTTATAACCGTGGATGCCTTACTGTACTATTTTGTTGATATCGTAACAACAAAATTATCAGAGATGGAACCATTTCATGTCCCTTTGCTACTGAGCATCAAA GGGATTGCAACTTTAATTGGTATACAATTTAGCGAGGAAAGCCATGAGAAAGACTTTTCCTACTCTGTGACCCTGTTTGAGAAGAAGTGTCTTCCTAAACCTAAGCTGCTGCTCTATAACTCTGTGATTCCACTGGCTGCCATCCTGCTCACTCTGCTCATTATGGCCCTGGTGGCTGCCAAAGCAGCCCAGCTCAGGCTGTTGGTGTGTGAGCAGTTCTTTGCCGCCACTGCAGAGCAGAGGGTGGAGTACCTGCATGCCAAAATCCTGAGGAAGAGATTaaaaaggaggaaggagaaaacCAATAACAGCATCTTTACAACACTAATCATTAAG CCACATTTCTGGTGCCCGCTGCTTTTCCCATCCAAAGAGGATCGACAGAGTATCGTGTGA
- the rims2a gene encoding regulating synaptic membrane exocytosis protein 2 isoform X12, with protein sequence MKNRQMGSSGGMNMTKSTSISGDMCNLEKTDGSQSDTAVGTVGTDDKKRRSSIGAKMQAMVGMSRKSRSTSQLSQTEAGGKKLRSTIQRSTETGLAVEMRSRMTRQASRESTDGSMNSYSSEGNLIFPGVRLSSDAQFSDFLDGLGPAQLVGRQTLATPPMGDIQIGMVEKKGALEVEVIRARGLVGKPGSKALPAPYVKVYLLENGVCIAKKKTKVARKTLDPLYQQQLPFEESPGGKVLQVIVWGDYGRMDHKSFMGAVQILLDELDLSNMVIGWFKLFPPSSLVDPTLAPLTRRASQSSLDSFSRS encoded by the exons atgaaaaacaggcaGATGGGCTCGTCGGGCGGCATGAACATGACCAAGAGCACAAGCATCAGCGGCGACATGTGTAACCTGGAGAAGACGGACGGCAGCCAATCGGACACGGCGGTCGGCACGGTAGGCACTGACGACAAGAAGAGGCGCTCCAGCATTGGTGCCAAAATGCAGGCCATGGTTGGCATGTCGCGCAAGAGCCGGAGTACCTCTCAGCTCAGCCAAACAG AAGCGGGAGGTAAGAAGTTGCGCAGCACTATCCAGAGGAGCACAGAGACGGGCCTGGCGGTGGAGATGAGGAGCAGGATGACTCGGCAGGCCAGCCGGGAGTCCACAGATGGCAGTATGAACAGCTACAGCTCTGAGGGAAA TCTCATCTTCCCTGGTGTGAGGCTCTCCTCAGATGCCCAGTTCAGTGACTTCCTGGATGGTCTGGGCCCCGCTCAGCTGGTCGGACGACAGACGTTGGCTACTCCACCTATGG gtGACATCCAAATCGGCATGGTGGAGAAGAAAGGAGCACTGGAGGTGGAGGTCATCAGAGCCCGCGGCCTTGTGGGAAAACCAGGTTCCAAGGCACTGCCAG CACCATATGTTAAGGTCTACCTTTTGGAAAACGGAGTCTGCAtagccaaaaagaaaacaaaagtagcAAGAAAAACCTTGGATCCTCTTTACCAGCAGCAACTGCCGTTTGAGGAGAGTCCGGGAGGGAAGGTTTTACAG GTCATTGTGTGGGGCGACTACGGACGTATGGACCATAAATCATTCATGGGAGCAGTTCAGATACTGTTAGACGAGCTGGACCTGTCCAACATGGTGATTGGCTGGTTCAAgctctttcctccttcctcactGGTGGACCCTACTCTGGCCCCACTGACAAGAAGAGCTTCCCAATCCTCACTGGACAGTTTCTCTCGATCATAG
- the rims2a gene encoding regulating synaptic membrane exocytosis protein 4 isoform X11 — protein MGRQGHDTSAPAPGMRIQRSQSKMSLSASFEALAVYFPCMNSFDEEDGEAGGKKLRSTIQRSTETGLAVEMRSRMTRQASRESTDGSMNSYSSEGNLIFPGVRLSSDAQFSDFLDGLGPAQLVGRQTLATPPMGDIQIGMVEKKGALEVEVIRARGLVGKPGSKALPAPYVKVYLLENGVCIAKKKTKVARKTLDPLYQQQLPFEESPGGKVLQVIVWGDYGRMDHKSFMGAVQILLDELDLSNMVIGWFKLFPPSSLVDPTLAPLTRRASQSSLDSFSRS, from the exons ATGGGCAGGCAGGGGCATGATACCTCTGCTCCGGCTCCCGGGATGCGTATACAGCGCTCCCAGAGTAAGATGAGCCTTTCTGCATCGTTTGAAGCGCTGGCTGTCTATTTTCCCTGCATGAACTCCTTTGATGAAGAGGACGGAG AAGCGGGAGGTAAGAAGTTGCGCAGCACTATCCAGAGGAGCACAGAGACGGGCCTGGCGGTGGAGATGAGGAGCAGGATGACTCGGCAGGCCAGCCGGGAGTCCACAGATGGCAGTATGAACAGCTACAGCTCTGAGGGAAA TCTCATCTTCCCTGGTGTGAGGCTCTCCTCAGATGCCCAGTTCAGTGACTTCCTGGATGGTCTGGGCCCCGCTCAGCTGGTCGGACGACAGACGTTGGCTACTCCACCTATGG gtGACATCCAAATCGGCATGGTGGAGAAGAAAGGAGCACTGGAGGTGGAGGTCATCAGAGCCCGCGGCCTTGTGGGAAAACCAGGTTCCAAGGCACTGCCAG CACCATATGTTAAGGTCTACCTTTTGGAAAACGGAGTCTGCAtagccaaaaagaaaacaaaagtagcAAGAAAAACCTTGGATCCTCTTTACCAGCAGCAACTGCCGTTTGAGGAGAGTCCGGGAGGGAAGGTTTTACAG GTCATTGTGTGGGGCGACTACGGACGTATGGACCATAAATCATTCATGGGAGCAGTTCAGATACTGTTAGACGAGCTGGACCTGTCCAACATGGTGATTGGCTGGTTCAAgctctttcctccttcctcactGGTGGACCCTACTCTGGCCCCACTGACAAGAAGAGCTTCCCAATCCTCACTGGACAGTTTCTCTCGATCATAG